Proteins encoded together in one Romeriopsis navalis LEGE 11480 window:
- the ndhC gene encoding photosynthetic/respiratory NAD(P)H-quinone oxidoreductase subunit C — MFVLSGYEYFLGFLMICGLVPLLALSASRLLRPARRGPERRTTYESGMEPVGGAWIQFNIRYYMFALVFVVFDVETVFLYPWAVAFNQLGLLAFIEALVFIAILVVGLVYAWRKGALEWS, encoded by the coding sequence GTGTTTGTCTTAAGTGGCTACGAATATTTTTTGGGCTTTTTGATGATCTGTGGGCTGGTCCCATTGCTCGCCCTATCCGCATCGCGGCTGTTACGTCCAGCAAGACGTGGCCCCGAGCGGCGCACCACCTATGAATCCGGGATGGAACCCGTCGGCGGTGCCTGGATTCAATTCAACATTCGCTACTACATGTTTGCCCTTGTCTTTGTGGTATTCGACGTGGAAACCGTTTTCCTATACCCTTGGGCCGTGGCATTCAACCAACTGGGACTGTTGGCATTTATCGAAGCCCTAGTCTTCATCGCCATTCTGGTGGTTGGTTTGGTCTATGCATGGCGTAAAGGCGCACTGGAGTGGTCATGA
- the ndhK gene encoding photosynthetic/respiratory NAD(P)H-quinone oxidoreductase subunit K: protein MSDNLMNPVKRPEVTQELSENVILTTVDDLYNWSRLSSLWPLLYGTACCFIEFAALLGSRFDFDRFGLVPRSTPRQADLIITAGTVTMKMAPALVRLYEQMPEPKYVIAMGACTITGGMFSVDSPSAVRGVDKLIPVDVYLPGCPPRPEAIIDAIIKLRKKVANDSIQERGKLRQTHRYYSTTHNMKQVAPIVDGVYLQSEKRQAPPRELMEAMGLAVPELAATEKEEA from the coding sequence ATGAGCGATAATCTAATGAATCCGGTAAAACGACCGGAAGTTACCCAAGAACTATCTGAAAATGTCATCCTGACAACAGTTGATGACCTTTATAACTGGTCCAGACTTTCTAGTTTATGGCCACTCCTCTACGGGACGGCCTGCTGCTTTATCGAATTTGCGGCGCTCCTTGGTTCCCGCTTTGACTTCGATCGATTTGGTCTAGTGCCCCGATCGACCCCGCGTCAAGCTGATCTGATTATCACAGCGGGCACCGTGACGATGAAAATGGCACCGGCTTTAGTGCGCTTGTACGAGCAAATGCCAGAGCCGAAGTATGTCATCGCGATGGGGGCTTGCACCATTACGGGTGGGATGTTCAGTGTGGACTCCCCGAGCGCGGTCCGCGGCGTAGACAAGTTGATTCCAGTCGATGTCTATCTCCCGGGTTGCCCGCCCCGCCCCGAAGCAATCATTGATGCAATTATCAAATTGCGTAAAAAAGTTGCCAACGATTCGATCCAAGAACGTGGCAAACTGCGTCAAACCCACCGCTACTACAGTACTACCCACAATATGAAGCAAGTGGCGCCGATCGTCGATGGCGTGTATTTGCAGTCTGAAAAGCGCCAAGCACCGCCACGTGAGCTGATGGAAGCAATGGGCCTGGCCGTGCCAGAATTGGCCGCAACCGAGAAAGAGGAGGCTTAA
- a CDS encoding NAD(P)H-quinone oxidoreductase subunit J: MPDAKKPKGEAEETAIVEAGKTSKWLTSEGFDHDFEGLDADGIELIKIDRSVLLPFATALYANGFNYLQCQGAYDAGPGDDLVSFYHLVKLDDNADRPDEVRLKVYLPREDPTVPSLYWIWRTADWQERESYDMYGIIYEGHPNLKRILMPEDWIGYPLRKDYVSPDFYELQDAY, translated from the coding sequence ATGCCAGACGCAAAGAAGCCCAAGGGTGAAGCCGAAGAAACGGCGATCGTCGAAGCCGGTAAAACCTCAAAGTGGTTGACGAGTGAAGGTTTTGACCACGACTTCGAGGGATTGGATGCCGATGGGATTGAGCTGATCAAAATCGATCGTTCGGTCTTGTTGCCATTTGCCACGGCGCTGTACGCCAATGGATTTAACTACCTCCAGTGCCAAGGCGCCTACGATGCGGGTCCTGGCGATGACTTAGTTAGCTTCTATCATTTGGTCAAGCTGGATGATAATGCCGATCGGCCCGATGAAGTGCGGCTCAAAGTTTATCTGCCGCGGGAAGATCCGACGGTGCCATCGCTTTACTGGATTTGGCGCACTGCCGATTGGCAAGAGCGTGAGTCCTACGATATGTATGGCATCATTTACGAAGGTCATCCCAACCTGAAGCGGATTTTGATGCCCGAAGATTGGATCGGCTATCCGTTGCGGAAAGACTACGTTTCACCAGATTTCTATGAGCTTCAAGATGCTTACTAA
- a CDS encoding trifunctional serine/threonine-protein kinase/ATP-binding protein/sensor histidine kinase, with product MASNSIFECLIPGYHITEQLHEGMMTTLCRGYRHNDRVPVLLQILHPEYCLPQYVEQFKERAESSQYLAVDGLVRTIDFVMHGQTPAIILEDMAGQLWQTALTERQWSIEEILEVALELANILTALHAKQYIHQQIQPQRILIHPETHQVQVLPTPAVALMGDQNLNQHSSPKSILTALAYASPEQTGRMNTAIDIRSDFYNLGVTLYQACVGSLPFPSRDMNELIHSHIARPAPTPQAKNRTIPDNLSRIILKLLAKNPDERYQSAYGLKCDLSTSLEACRNQQELDNFCPGQTDLASELSIPQRLYDRQNELGILRQTYEQASHGNIQTVLITGESGVGKSLLVKEFHSQIAHHRGYFIRGNCDAVRREVPYLALSNAFQQLFCQLLTEDEATIQAWRKRLLQGLGDRAAILCEIMPELVQIIGPQPTDLKVESAEAENRLNLAFQAFLQIFAQTPHPLVLFIDDLQWIDTASIKLLEHVLAGGQPAALMLITACRFGNSSASQEIDLRLMRNLIDGPGRRELSLSPFSSEQMQRLVADVLHTSATTIVELAELIFHRTQGNPFFAHQLLEFLYHEELLIFNFDQGQWNWDLEQIRHFGVTENVVELMEQKILKLSSQTREILQLAACIGIDFDTEMIAALSPIPNADIPQALAMAVQEGLVIPLTSPDSSSYSTLSDLGTAAHFQFLHDRVRQAFYGLIEPDTRQKLHWQIGQRLLQKMLQQRQDDQLFEVVNQLNFGRAFVIDPSAKQELAHLNLRASRRAKQAAAYRSALQYVLAGSSLLPDESWSKDYELTRDLWLEQAECQYLGGNFPAAETAFEQICTHVKTVTELVDVYTVQIVCYINQNRHQEASALGRLGLAKLNVEVPTSLTEATVLDQLNQLRLRLMQYSPAYFLALPTCEDREVQQILQLLQYFAAATISQDQSLYRWAIAQMVQRSIDGGNTDRSAYAYVAYGTILSSGFGDYDRGHQLGQVALELSQTFQAMQGLAHFSYGGLLAHWRIQFTECIQHLDSAFQHCQRRGELLYALYSSALKTDLLIMSGHNLEATEATINAFSRFAAQRQHPIMQLDALLKLQFVRSLRGLTQDASSFSSAEHQEADLYQQLHAAKTPKPTRSRYYIYKAQSLYTFGYHQSALEMATASAEIIDAHFGPAIVVEHYLYHGLVVAALHDYADAATQNSYRSILAHCLQQMQRWSYHCPSNFTARWHLLAGEQERIMGEDPTCHYDEAIGLAQAHGMLQICAIANELAGEYYWKQQHQRIARAYLNDACLAYQQWGAIAKATALQQKYRSLLTWRGNFASSTYLPLATEAATSQRLQTLDWMTIIKASQALSSEIVYSSLLEKLLTILMENAGAERGILLTRRHQTFEIEAEGNVEQAEIVFQLKQSAPTAEDLPINLLTYVERTRETILLDEAIHDLRFASDPYIQAHKLKSVLCFPIVYQGKQTGLLYLENRLIVGAFTPAQLEVVRLLTSQVSISVENAQLYADAQEHLHAAETQNLELIKSQQQLQAKTEQVEATLEDLKQTQAQLVQTEKMSGLGQLVAGVAHEVKNPLNFIQGNLEYANQYISQIFSLLERYQALYPEPPAELQTLLEEIDLEFVARDLPKLLTSMTLGTDRIQNIVSSLRTFSRTDGDEKELTNLQDGVEGTLLILRSRFNANSNRPGIEVVKEFSELPEISCYAGQLNQVVMNLIANSIDAIDEQATGFSFEANAENPKCITIVTEQVDQDCIAIRVRDNGPGMSPATQQKIFETFFTTKPAGQGTGLGLSISHQIITEKHGGRLLCKSQLGEGSEFTIMLPIDPTNALSSPDGDYLTFIDSSLLS from the coding sequence ATGGCATCTAACAGTATCTTTGAATGCCTAATACCGGGGTATCACATTACTGAACAGCTGCATGAAGGAATGATGACGACGCTTTGTCGCGGCTATCGTCATAACGATCGTGTGCCCGTTTTACTCCAGATTCTGCATCCGGAGTATTGTCTTCCTCAGTATGTTGAACAATTCAAAGAACGGGCAGAATCAAGTCAGTATTTAGCCGTCGATGGTCTGGTGCGGACGATCGACTTTGTGATGCATGGCCAAACCCCCGCAATCATCCTCGAGGATATGGCCGGTCAGCTCTGGCAAACAGCCTTGACGGAGCGGCAATGGTCGATCGAGGAAATTCTGGAAGTTGCACTGGAACTGGCCAATATCCTCACGGCCTTACATGCCAAGCAATATATCCATCAACAGATTCAACCACAACGTATTCTAATTCACCCAGAAACCCATCAGGTGCAGGTCTTACCGACCCCCGCCGTCGCACTGATGGGCGATCAAAACCTCAATCAACACAGCTCACCCAAGAGCATTTTGACCGCTTTGGCCTATGCTTCACCGGAGCAAACCGGTCGCATGAACACGGCGATTGATATCCGCAGTGATTTCTATAATCTCGGTGTCACTCTCTATCAGGCTTGCGTTGGCAGCTTGCCCTTTCCCAGCCGTGACATGAATGAACTGATTCATAGTCATATTGCTCGCCCCGCCCCGACACCCCAAGCCAAAAATCGCACCATTCCCGATAATCTGTCGCGGATCATCCTCAAATTACTGGCGAAGAACCCGGACGAGCGCTATCAAAGCGCCTATGGACTCAAATGTGATCTCAGCACTAGCTTAGAGGCCTGTCGCAATCAGCAGGAACTCGATAACTTCTGCCCCGGCCAGACGGATCTGGCCAGCGAACTCTCAATTCCACAGCGTCTGTACGATCGGCAAAATGAGCTGGGTATATTGCGCCAAACCTACGAACAAGCCAGCCATGGCAATATTCAAACGGTTCTAATTACAGGCGAATCGGGCGTTGGCAAATCACTCCTAGTCAAAGAATTTCACAGCCAGATCGCGCACCATCGCGGTTATTTTATTCGCGGCAACTGTGATGCCGTGCGGCGTGAAGTGCCGTATTTAGCCCTCAGCAATGCGTTTCAACAACTCTTCTGCCAACTGCTAACAGAGGATGAAGCAACAATTCAAGCATGGCGCAAACGCCTCTTACAAGGACTTGGGGATCGGGCGGCAATTCTCTGTGAGATCATGCCCGAGTTGGTCCAGATTATTGGCCCCCAACCGACAGATCTCAAGGTTGAGAGTGCCGAAGCCGAAAATCGTCTGAACTTAGCCTTCCAAGCATTTCTTCAGATATTCGCCCAAACACCCCATCCACTCGTACTGTTTATCGATGATTTACAGTGGATCGATACGGCTTCAATTAAGCTCTTAGAGCATGTGCTCGCGGGCGGACAACCCGCCGCCTTAATGTTAATTACGGCCTGCCGCTTCGGCAACAGTAGCGCCAGTCAAGAGATTGATCTCCGCTTAATGCGGAATTTGATCGACGGTCCGGGACGCCGCGAATTATCACTATCGCCCTTTAGCTCCGAGCAAATGCAGCGACTCGTTGCGGATGTGTTGCATACCTCGGCAACGACGATCGTTGAGCTAGCCGAACTGATTTTCCACCGCACCCAAGGCAATCCCTTTTTTGCGCATCAGCTGCTCGAGTTTTTGTACCACGAAGAGCTGCTGATCTTTAACTTTGACCAGGGGCAATGGAATTGGGATCTTGAGCAAATCCGGCATTTTGGCGTCACCGAAAATGTCGTTGAGTTAATGGAGCAGAAAATTCTCAAACTCTCCAGTCAAACTCGTGAAATATTGCAGTTGGCAGCCTGTATTGGGATTGACTTTGATACCGAAATGATTGCGGCGCTCAGTCCCATTCCCAATGCGGATATTCCCCAGGCGTTGGCAATGGCCGTGCAAGAGGGACTGGTGATTCCACTCACGAGTCCCGATAGCAGTAGCTATAGCACCCTATCGGATTTAGGCACGGCGGCACATTTCCAATTTCTGCACGATCGCGTCCGCCAGGCATTCTATGGCTTGATCGAACCGGATACAAGGCAGAAGTTGCACTGGCAAATCGGCCAACGCCTGCTGCAAAAGATGCTGCAGCAACGGCAAGATGATCAACTCTTTGAAGTCGTGAATCAGCTCAACTTTGGGCGGGCCTTCGTCATTGATCCAAGTGCCAAGCAAGAACTAGCACATTTGAATCTCCGTGCCAGTCGGCGGGCCAAACAAGCCGCTGCCTATCGATCGGCATTACAGTATGTCTTGGCTGGGAGTTCATTGCTCCCCGATGAGAGCTGGAGCAAGGACTACGAACTGACCCGGGATTTATGGCTCGAACAGGCAGAATGTCAGTATCTCGGGGGCAACTTCCCCGCCGCAGAAACCGCCTTCGAGCAAATCTGTACCCATGTCAAAACCGTGACGGAGTTAGTCGACGTCTATACGGTGCAAATCGTTTGCTACATTAATCAAAATCGCCACCAAGAAGCTAGTGCACTAGGCCGCTTAGGCTTAGCAAAGCTCAATGTTGAGGTGCCCACATCGCTGACGGAAGCCACCGTCCTCGATCAACTGAATCAACTGCGACTGCGATTGATGCAGTATTCACCAGCGTATTTCCTCGCCCTCCCCACTTGTGAAGACCGCGAAGTCCAGCAAATCCTGCAATTGCTTCAGTATTTCGCCGCCGCCACAATCAGCCAAGATCAAAGCCTCTACCGCTGGGCGATCGCCCAAATGGTACAGCGCTCGATTGATGGGGGAAATACCGATCGCTCCGCCTATGCCTACGTGGCCTATGGCACAATTCTCAGCTCGGGATTTGGGGATTATGATCGCGGTCATCAATTAGGTCAAGTGGCTTTGGAATTAAGCCAAACCTTCCAAGCAATGCAGGGGTTAGCCCACTTTAGCTATGGGGGACTGCTGGCCCATTGGCGGATTCAATTTACCGAATGTATTCAACATTTGGATAGCGCCTTCCAGCATTGTCAACGCCGAGGCGAGTTACTCTATGCGCTTTACAGTAGTGCCTTAAAAACTGACCTATTGATCATGAGCGGCCATAATCTGGAAGCCACCGAAGCCACAATTAACGCCTTCAGTCGCTTTGCCGCCCAGCGCCAGCATCCCATCATGCAACTGGATGCATTGTTGAAGCTGCAATTCGTCCGGAGCCTGCGCGGTTTAACCCAAGATGCTTCCAGTTTTAGTTCGGCGGAACATCAAGAAGCGGATCTCTATCAGCAGCTCCACGCGGCCAAAACACCGAAGCCGACTCGCAGTCGTTATTACATCTATAAAGCCCAGAGCCTATATACCTTTGGCTACCACCAGTCAGCCCTAGAGATGGCCACCGCTTCCGCAGAAATCATTGACGCACATTTTGGGCCAGCCATCGTCGTCGAACACTATCTTTATCACGGCTTAGTTGTCGCCGCACTCCACGACTATGCCGATGCGGCAACACAGAACAGCTATCGTTCAATCCTGGCCCATTGCTTACAACAAATGCAACGCTGGTCATACCATTGTCCGAGTAACTTTACCGCCCGTTGGCATCTGCTCGCTGGGGAACAAGAGCGGATTATGGGAGAGGATCCAACTTGCCATTATGATGAAGCGATCGGACTAGCCCAAGCCCATGGCATGTTGCAAATTTGCGCCATCGCCAATGAACTCGCTGGAGAATATTACTGGAAGCAACAACACCAGCGAATTGCCCGGGCCTATCTGAATGATGCTTGTTTGGCCTATCAACAGTGGGGGGCGATCGCCAAAGCCACAGCCCTACAGCAAAAATATCGCTCCCTGCTCACTTGGCGCGGCAACTTTGCCAGCTCAACGTACCTGCCCCTCGCCACGGAAGCCGCCACCAGTCAACGTTTGCAAACCCTCGATTGGATGACCATTATCAAGGCATCCCAAGCCTTGTCCAGCGAGATTGTCTACAGTAGCTTACTGGAAAAGCTCCTGACAATCCTGATGGAAAATGCGGGTGCCGAACGCGGAATTCTGCTCACCCGCCGCCACCAAACCTTTGAAATTGAAGCCGAAGGCAATGTTGAACAAGCCGAAATCGTATTTCAGCTCAAGCAATCAGCGCCTACGGCAGAAGACCTGCCCATTAATCTCCTGACCTATGTAGAACGCACACGGGAAACCATTTTGCTCGATGAAGCGATTCATGATTTACGGTTTGCCTCTGATCCCTACATTCAAGCACATAAGCTCAAATCAGTTCTCTGCTTCCCGATCGTCTACCAAGGCAAGCAAACCGGACTCTTATATCTTGAAAATCGCCTCATTGTGGGGGCCTTTACCCCAGCGCAGTTGGAAGTCGTGCGGTTACTGACATCCCAGGTGTCAATTTCAGTCGAGAATGCCCAGCTCTATGCGGACGCGCAGGAGCATTTGCATGCCGCCGAGACCCAAAATCTCGAGCTCATCAAGTCGCAACAACAGCTCCAGGCAAAAACCGAACAGGTTGAGGCCACCTTAGAAGACTTAAAACAAACCCAAGCGCAATTGGTCCAAACGGAGAAAATGTCTGGATTGGGACAACTGGTTGCAGGTGTCGCCCATGAGGTGAAAAATCCGCTGAACTTTATTCAGGGCAATTTGGAATATGCCAATCAATACATTAGCCAAATTTTTAGCCTGCTAGAGCGCTATCAGGCACTTTATCCAGAGCCACCGGCGGAGCTGCAAACCCTGCTGGAAGAAATCGATTTAGAATTTGTTGCCCGAGATTTACCCAAGTTGCTCACCTCCATGACACTAGGGACTGACCGAATTCAGAATATCGTCAGCTCACTGCGCACCTTCTCCCGCACCGATGGGGATGAAAAAGAATTAACCAATCTGCAAGATGGCGTCGAAGGGACATTACTCATCTTGCGATCGCGATTCAATGCCAATAGCAATCGCCCCGGAATCGAGGTGGTGAAAGAGTTTTCAGAATTACCGGAGATTAGTTGCTACGCAGGCCAGCTCAATCAAGTGGTGATGAATCTGATCGCGAATAGCATTGACGCAATCGACGAACAAGCGACGGGCTTTAGCTTTGAGGCGAATGCCGAAAATCCGAAGTGTATCACCATTGTCACAGAACAAGTTGATCAAGACTGTATTGCAATTCGCGTCCGCGATAATGGTCCTGGGATGTCGCCAGCAACCCAGCAGAAGATATTTGAGACATTCTTTACGACCAAACCCGCTGGACAAGGCACGGGTTTGGGCTTATCGATCAGCCATCAAATCATCACGGAAAAGCACGGTGGCCGACTCCTTTGCAAATCACAACTCGGAGAAGGTTCCGAATTTACGATTATGCTGCCGATCGATCCGACCAATGCCCTCAGCTCACCCGACGGCGACTATCTCACATTTATTGACAGTTCATTGCTCAGTTAA
- a CDS encoding ABC transporter ATP-binding protein, translating into MTAIDLTRLPRIDRSAQPIVTPASTCCHSGAIAATGIEMAYRSGSESYQALKGVDLKVKTGDIQLLMGPSGSGKTTFLSILAGILTPTGGNVKLLGEDITKMSKKDLAQFRLENIGFIFQGFNLFPALSALENIEVSLNLKGIRGQAARKQGLDLLAQVGLADKAKNLPRDLSGGQKQRVAVARALGGDPALIMADEPTAALDSQNGHAVTALLANLAKQRGRSVLIVTHDPRIMDVADYVAELEDGLLQSNVRHQTANK; encoded by the coding sequence ATGACTGCGATCGACCTGACCCGCTTACCCCGAATTGACCGATCTGCCCAGCCGATCGTCACACCCGCTTCGACGTGCTGCCACAGCGGCGCGATCGCCGCCACTGGGATTGAGATGGCCTATCGCTCTGGCAGCGAATCTTACCAAGCGCTCAAGGGCGTTGATCTAAAGGTAAAGACCGGCGATATTCAACTCTTGATGGGGCCATCCGGCTCGGGTAAAACCACGTTTTTATCAATCCTCGCGGGGATTCTCACCCCCACGGGCGGCAACGTTAAGTTGCTGGGTGAAGATATCACCAAAATGTCAAAAAAGGATCTCGCCCAATTTCGCTTGGAAAATATTGGCTTTATTTTCCAGGGATTCAATTTATTTCCGGCCCTGAGTGCCTTGGAAAATATTGAGGTTTCCCTCAATCTAAAAGGCATTCGCGGTCAAGCCGCACGCAAACAGGGCTTGGATTTATTAGCGCAGGTCGGCTTAGCCGATAAAGCAAAAAACTTACCGCGCGACTTATCCGGCGGTCAAAAGCAACGCGTTGCCGTTGCACGGGCATTAGGTGGTGATCCAGCTTTGATCATGGCGGATGAACCCACAGCCGCCCTCGATTCTCAGAATGGCCATGCCGTTACCGCCCTGCTCGCAAACTTGGCGAAACAACGCGGTCGCAGCGTCTTAATTGTCACGCACGATCCGCGCATTATGGATGTTGCCGACTACGTGGCGGAGTTAGAAGATGGCCTACTGCAGTCCAATGTGCGCCATCAAACCGCTAACAAATAA
- a CDS encoding ABC transporter permease, with translation MASSKIARKNLLEDKTRFIVAQAGILFAVSLVTIQLGILRGFTRSTAMLVEYSSADLWVAHKEFVHFELTSSMPAENLQTASQVAGVDRAEVLMVRSGRWRNTEGELSTIRIWGFNPNSGMFAGWPIVQGKLADLNQPYKVFLDSASVASLDVSKVGDTARIGNLPVEIVGLTEDTKSNASSAYVYTSLETANAYGTAEFSSAITCSRRDDGSLDCNNKYSKVDQNGVLKSPPPPERLDLGDPITYIMIRAKSGEDLNALKIRLKNKMPDTVVFTTDELAKLTRNYWEDRTSVGFILGLGATVGFIVGMVIVGQILYASVADHIREFGTLKAMGASNWVIYSVIIEQSLWMAVLGYLPSMAFCLGLSKWTLSAKGVLILIEPTTAASVFVLTLFMCVGSAVFAVQKVTRVDPAIVFKA, from the coding sequence ATGGCCTCATCCAAAATCGCCCGCAAAAACCTGCTTGAAGACAAAACCCGGTTTATTGTCGCTCAAGCTGGCATCTTATTTGCCGTTAGCCTCGTCACCATCCAACTCGGGATCCTGCGGGGCTTTACCCGATCGACGGCGATGCTGGTGGAATATTCCAGTGCCGACCTCTGGGTGGCGCATAAGGAATTTGTGCATTTCGAGCTGACGTCTTCCATGCCCGCCGAAAATCTGCAAACGGCCAGCCAAGTGGCCGGGGTCGATCGGGCCGAAGTCTTGATGGTGCGATCGGGCCGTTGGCGCAATACCGAAGGTGAGCTATCCACCATTCGCATCTGGGGCTTTAATCCCAATAGCGGCATGTTTGCCGGTTGGCCGATCGTCCAAGGCAAGTTAGCTGACTTAAATCAACCCTATAAAGTTTTCCTCGATTCCGCTAGCGTGGCCTCCCTCGATGTCAGCAAAGTCGGTGACACCGCCAGAATCGGCAACCTGCCAGTGGAAATTGTCGGGTTGACCGAAGATACCAAATCCAATGCCTCGAGCGCCTACGTCTATACCTCCCTCGAAACGGCAAATGCCTACGGTACAGCGGAATTCAGCAGTGCTATTACCTGTAGTCGGCGGGATGACGGCAGCCTCGATTGCAATAACAAGTATTCCAAAGTCGATCAAAATGGCGTACTTAAAAGTCCACCACCACCAGAACGCCTCGACCTCGGCGATCCAATTACCTATATTATGATTCGGGCCAAATCCGGTGAAGATCTCAACGCGCTGAAAATCCGATTAAAAAATAAAATGCCCGATACGGTCGTCTTCACTACAGATGAACTCGCTAAGCTCACCCGAAACTATTGGGAAGACCGCACCAGTGTTGGGTTTATTCTCGGCCTTGGGGCCACAGTGGGATTTATCGTTGGGATGGTGATCGTCGGCCAAATTCTCTACGCCTCCGTCGCCGATCATATTCGCGAGTTCGGAACTCTGAAAGCGATGGGCGCGTCTAACTGGGTAATCTACAGCGTCATTATTGAACAGTCCCTCTGGATGGCAGTACTCGGCTATTTGCCAAGTATGGCCTTCTGTCTCGGATTGAGTAAATGGACGTTGAGTGCCAAGGGCGTCTTGATTTTGATCGAACCGACAACTGCGGCCAGCGTATTTGTCCTCACCTTATTTATGTGTGTTGGTTCCGCCGTCTTTGCCGTTCAAAAAGTGACCCGCGTTGATCCCGCGATCGTCTTTAAAGCATAA
- a CDS encoding sterol desaturase family protein, translated as MSLVLLQVSDVSRIAIDLAAFSGAFVVSSLVEYWVHRLMHKPYKLGEKHRDHHRRNEGQGVIWEFRDYFLGGLIAMVIPFIWSIEFGIFWVIGAVFFAAFSAYAHQLQHENPRKCFWMKMPVHYVHHKYGQWHHNFGLAVDWWDHAFGTYKAVEWYDEQEAAKPELSFSQLRWF; from the coding sequence GTGTCCTTGGTTCTTTTACAAGTTAGTGATGTCAGCCGCATCGCCATTGATTTGGCCGCATTCAGTGGCGCCTTCGTTGTCTCCAGCCTGGTCGAATATTGGGTGCATCGCCTAATGCACAAGCCTTACAAGTTAGGTGAAAAGCACCGCGATCATCACCGTCGCAACGAGGGTCAAGGGGTGATTTGGGAATTTCGCGACTATTTCCTCGGCGGCTTAATCGCCATGGTGATCCCATTTATCTGGTCCATCGAATTTGGCATTTTCTGGGTAATCGGCGCGGTCTTCTTCGCCGCCTTCTCCGCCTACGCCCACCAGTTGCAACATGAAAATCCGCGCAAGTGTTTTTGGATGAAAATGCCTGTCCACTACGTTCATCATAAATACGGCCAATGGCACCATAACTTCGGCCTCGCCGTTGACTGGTGGGATCATGCCTTCGGCACCTATAAAGCCGTGGAATGGTACGACGAACAGGAAGCGGCCAAGCCCGAACTCAGTTTTAGCCAATTGCGTTGGTTCTAA
- a CDS encoding c-type cytochrome: MNRFLRPTIDRPDMNCRRRRQYLISLIVGLWVWLMPGAMAPAVAATGLELGATVFEAQCAACHVGGGNIIRRGKNLKSKALERNHVDTLELVKQLVIEGKGNMSAYGDRLTEAEIDAVSAYVLAQAAAGWPGN; encoded by the coding sequence ATGAATAGGTTTCTCCGACCCACGATCGATCGTCCTGATATGAACTGCCGTCGCCGTCGCCAGTATCTGATTTCGTTGATTGTGGGGCTTTGGGTGTGGTTGATGCCCGGTGCGATGGCTCCAGCGGTGGCAGCGACTGGACTGGAATTAGGGGCGACGGTATTTGAAGCCCAATGTGCGGCTTGTCATGTGGGGGGTGGCAATATTATTCGGCGTGGGAAAAATCTCAAATCAAAAGCCCTAGAACGCAATCATGTGGATACCCTAGAACTGGTGAAACAGTTGGTGATTGAGGGGAAAGGCAATATGTCTGCCTATGGCGATCGTTTAACTGAAGCGGAGATCGATGCGGTGTCGGCTTATGTTCTGGCCCAAGCGGCTGCCGGTTGGCCGGGGAATTAA